The DNA region CTATGGCACGCCCAACCCCGCGTAACGCACCTCCGACACGGCCGGGTTCGGTCGGCGTCGATATCGATCGCTACCGGTTCGGTGACGCCGTCAGAACAGATCCTGCGTAATCTCGAGCGTCTCCTCCCGGTCGTCCCAGTCGACGAAGATGGCGACGCTGGTCGCCGACGTGATGAGGTCGTGGACGTTGATGCGGGCGTCCGCAAGCGGGCCGACGATGCCCTGGATGACCCCCGGCTGGTTCGGGAGTTCGCCGCCGGTGACGCGGACGACGGCGAGCGGGGCGTCCACGGTGACGCTCGAGAGTTCGTTCCGGGCGATGACCTCGCGGTGGAGGATGTTCTCGGCGCGCTCGGAGGCTTCTTCGTCGACGTAGAAGGTCACCGAGTCGAGGCCGCTGGCGACGGCGTCGATGTTGATGTCGCTCTCCCCGAGGGCGGCCGACAGCGACTGGAAGACGCCCGGTTTGTTCCGAATAGCGCGACCGGCGACCGTGAGACAGGCCAGGGGTTCCTCGCGCATGTCCACGAGGCTCTGGAACTGGCCCTCGATGTTGGTCCCGCCCGCCAGCAGGTCGCCGTGCTGGTAATGGACGACGCGGACGCCGAGTTGCCCGTGCTTGTACGAAAGTGCAGAGGGGGCGACGACCTCCGCGCCGCGGAACGAGAGGTTACGAAGTTCGTCGACGGATATTTCGCCGACGTTGCGGGCGCCCTCGACGACCCGCGGGTCGCCGGTCATGACGC from Natronosalvus rutilus includes:
- a CDS encoding aspartate kinase codes for the protein MRVVAKFGGTSLGSGDRINRAADSIAAAVADGHEIAVVASAMGSTTDDLLEEITFEADDADRAQIVSMGERTSVRMLKAALSARGVDAAFYEPGSEGWPVITDEFGEVDVEETRRRAAALSAELGDTVPVITGFLAEGPDGSVTTLGRGGSDTTAVMLGNYMDADEVVIVTDVEGVMTGDPRVVEGARNVGEISVDELRNLSFRGAEVVAPSALSYKHGQLGVRVVHYQHGDLLAGGTNIEGQFQSLVDMREEPLACLTVAGRAIRNKPGVFQSLSAALGESDINIDAVASGLDSVTFYVDEEASERAENILHREVIARNELSSVTVDAPLAVVRVTGGELPNQPGVIQGIVGPLADARINVHDLITSATSVAIFVDWDDREETLEITQDLF